The nucleotide window ACTCCTTCAGCAAATTAAGTTTTCGAGGGTATTGCTCCAGCCGTTGTTCAAGACTTTCCAGAGTTTTCGCCATTTCCTGGCTTTCGCTCAATTGCCGGGCGACCTGGCGGGTTTCAGGCCCCAGACGGGCCAGAAGGCGATTGGTCTGATACAGGTGGACCCGCTTATGAATCATCAGGCTTCCAGCCCATAAGCAGCTTAAACCGATCAGGACCACCAGTAATATCTTGGTGAGAAAAAGTCCCCTTAATTTTACCTTGGACCTCTCGGTTTCCGGGAGGAGATTGGTTTGCAGGGGGACTTTCCTCAGACCCCGGAGGGCCGCACCCAAAGCCGGTAGGCCCCCCCCCAGGTCACTGGCCGCAGGCAGACCTTTAACCTGGAGTTGATCTGGGTTAATTATCGAGAGCTCGTGCCCCTCCGTGAGGGGATTGAGGTCAGCTTCTGGCGTTTCCCACCCAGACCGGCATAAAGCTTCGGGCATTGCCCCCTGTTCTCGAAGACGATCGATTTCGGCGAGTAGCCGGGGGACGGTTTTTTCCGTCGGTGCTAACCGAACCTGACGATAGGCTCGAATTCGTCGCCCTTCGAGATGAATGAGCTCAAAACCCTCGGAATCAGTGCGCCACACAAGCCAGGAAGCGGGCAATCTTTTCACCAGGGTGCCAAAGGCATTTATCGTAGCGGTTATTTCCGGCTCCACGGTAATGGTTCTCAAGCCCGCCTGTTCTAGCAAGTTGAGGCAGTCCTCCACCGGCTCCCGCGGCTGCCCCATCAGCAGCAGTTGAACCTCGGTATCCGTCTCTTTTATCACCTGAAAATCAAAGTAAAGGGAGTCGGCGGGAAACGGAAAAAAACGGTCTAGCTCATATTGTACCACTTGGGAGAGGTTTTCCGCTACGGCCCGGGGCAGTATTGCCTGTCTAATAAAACCCAATTCCCGGCCGACCGCCAGGCTCACCGGGCAAAATTGCAACTTCCACGACGTGATAATGGCTTGAAGGTTAATTGACCAGGTCTCCGACCCCCCAGGTGACAAGGGCAGGCAGGCCAGATGACGCAGTTCCAATCCCGACAGACCCTTTTCCACATGGGCCAGAGTAAGGCCGGAGCGGTCCAGATAGGCCCCCAGGCTTTGGGTGCCGGTCAGCAGCTCAGATGAAATTGTCTGCCACCATTGAGGTTTGGTCCAGGTCATATCAGGTTTATCCATCCTAAAAATATGTCAGTCCGGATAATCGTCGGCCCAGTAGACAATGGCCCAGGGAACCGGCTGACCTAAATCAATGCTGACTATTGCCTTGATAGTATGACAGGATTTTTGGTTTTTTACCATACCCTTAGATAAAATTGTAAAAAAAGGCGAGGTTTCAAAGCCGATCAAACTTTCTAGGCGTTGAAATGCCACCGCCCCAGCCACTGCCGCCACCTCGTTGGGAAGGCGAAAGGATTTTTCCTGCCGGGCCATACTTATCCGGGTGGCCTGGGGCCGGGAAAAACCAATGGCCTGCAGAACCTCCAGGGAGGCAGTGTTGATATTGATTTCGGGACCATTTTTATTAACCGTAAAGTAATCCGCTAAATGCGGGAGCAACTGGCTGTACCCCAGGCCTTTCACCCAACCCAGTTCTTCCACCACATCAAATCCGGTGTTTTTGGCAGGATAAGCAGGATTAAGGCGGAGATAATAGGGGCTTTCCGCTCCCTGCGGCCTGGTCAGGGCATCGGTGTCCCGCCAGTCCATGATAGCGGCAACCAGGGACTGGCCAGACGCTTTCTTGTAGCCCAAGGCAGCGAATAATTTGCCCAGGATTTTCTGATCGGCCAGATTGAGATTGATCTTTCCGCCTTCATCAGCTACCCGGACCTCCACCCGGCCCCCTGCAATTTCCAGAATATGAAGCTTCTGATCGCCCCGCCAGGTCCCCGCTGGAATAGAAGCCGTAGGCGACTCCATTATTGCCGCCTCGGCCAGTTTAAGCTCCACTAGCTTCCCTAACGCGTAATGCACTCCGGCCTGGGCCAGACTGTGGCATTGGCAAGACTCTTGAAAATTGGCGGTTAACTTAATTTCATTGCGCCATTCGTAAGCCCCGGTCAGGATTACCACACTGATCAGGCCCAGAATCCAGATCACCAGCAACAGCACCACCCCTTCTTCTGAGGCCGGAGGGCAGCGCCGGGGAGGGTTATTCAGGTTTAGACTGGAATTCGGCAACATGAATGGGAATCTGCCAGGTTCTGGTTTCTTGACACGGCAAGGCCAGATGCATTAGCACCCGATCCGGCAAGCGTCCATCACGCAGCCCGTTCCAGGTGCTGTACTCTTTTGAACCCAGCCCATAAGTAAACCGCAGGCCCTCTATGTTGTTGATCAGAATCTGCCTTACCTCCACTCCTTCGCGGTCCTGCCGCCAGTTGACAATTTTAGATTGCTCCAGGGCCAAACAGCCTTGACCAGATGCATCACGGCCGACAAAAACCCGCATGTGATATAGCCCCCCCAGATTGTGGGCTTCCAGGGACACCGTGGTAAGAAATTTTATCGCTTGTGGCTCCCCGTCAAAATACAATCGGTTCTTGGTGTACAGGGCTTTAGGGACGGCCGAGGACAGGGTGCGTTCCAAATAACGCGTACCCACCCGCAGTTCCTGTAAGGCCTCTACTTTGTCCTGGGCATGGCGGGTGGCCTTCAAACTCAAGTTTAAGGCCGCGTAGGCCACCAGGCTTAACAGACTCACAAGTACCAGGGAAGCCATGAGTTCCAGCAGAGTAAACCCAGAGTTTCCCGGACCTGCTCGCGGACCGGCCCGCATCATGACTTTTTGCGGCGGCACATGGATCTCAGGGTCTGCAGCGCCAGGGTCTTGGCCCGGCCCCGCTCTTCCCAGGAAACGCTGACTTGCAAATGATAGCAGATTACCTCGAAATCCCATATCTTGTGGGAAACCCGATATTGTGGTGTTATCTGCACCTGATAGGTAAAAGGCCCTTCTCGGCCCTGATGACGGCCGCGAGTCAATGATTCCTGGATACTGTATTGCTGGAGTACCTTGTTAGCGACCAGAAGGGCATAAGTTCGGCGTTGGACTGCGTCTTGGGCCTGTAGCCCGGCGCTTAACACCTGCAGAATGGCTACCATGACCAGGGCCATCAGGGCCGTGGCCACCATTACCTCCAAGAGGCTGAAGCCAGCTTCTCCAATCCTGCCGCGCCTTTCCCCTGAAAGTGGACGGGACTGCCAGTTGCTTATGATGACCACCTCCGCCTGAGCCCCATCCGGCGGACCAATGTTATGAACCCAGCCTGACACGTCCGGTGATCACCTTAACATCGAGGCGATAGCGCCGGCCATCCGGGTCGGAAAGCTCCAGCCGGCCGCCGCTGGAACTGCCATCGCTATAAAAGGCAATATATCCCTGGCGTAAGGTTGGGTTTTGCCACACCAGGTGGGCGTCGGCAACCTGCAATTGGGACGGCCACGCTCCGTGGCGGGGGATATTTTCCACCCAATAACGCCCGGCCTGCAGGTCAAAAAAAACCCGGACCCGCTGGCGCTCTGTCGCCGCGGTGCTGCGCGCTGCCCGCAGTGTGGCCGCCAACTCCCGCAGGCTGCCACGGGTCTTCTCCTTTTCCCAGCTCCGTCTCAGTCCGGGCAGCACCAAGCCCATGATCATTACCATCAGGATCAGGACGACCATCAGTTCCAGTAAGGAAAAGCCGCCTTCGGCCCCGGGAAATCGGCGATGGTCTAGACTACCTGGTCTCCTCAGCCTGCCAATTGGTAATATCCTGATTATCACCCTCTCCACCCTGGGAACCATCGGCTCCTAAAGATATCAGATCATAAGGACCATGCTCGCCCGGAAATTTATAGATATAATCATTTCCCCAGGGATCTTTGGGGACCGCTTTGTTCAAATACGGCCCGGACCACTGGGCCAGATTGGACGGACGCTGATAAAGAGCCTGCAAGCCTTCCTCCTCGGTGGGATAACGGCCGATATCTAGATAAAACAGGTCCAGGGCGGTACCCAGAAGCTGCATCTGGGTGGCGGCGGTCTTTACCTTGGCTTTTCCTACCCGACCCATCAAGCGGGGGGCCACCAGAGCCGCCAACAGGCCCAGAATAAAAAGCACGATCATAAGCTCGATCAAGGTAAAACCAGAGTCTCGACGGTCTTTTTTGGTCAAAATAAACAGCCCTCCTTAGAACGAGACTTCGTAAAGGTTTAAAATAGGTAACAGTAATGACACAATGATGAACGCCACCAGCAGAGCCATGGTCAATATCAGCAGCGGCTCCAGCAAAGCTAATAAACGCCGCACCCCGGCCCGGGTCTCGGTCTCCAACGAGTCCGCCGCCGAGAGCAGCATCTCTGATAAATGGCCGGTCTCCTCCCCGATGGCAATCATCTGCAAAAACAGTTCCGGGAAGACATCGGTCTTTTTCAATAGTACGGAAAGTGGTTGTCCTTTTTTGACCTCTTCCAGGATCCCGGAGAAGGATTGGGCCAGATAGCGGTTGGTCACCGTATCGACCACCACCTGGAGCGCGGCCACCAGCGGAACGCCATTATTCAACAAGGTGCCCAGGGTCTTAGCGAAAAAAGCCGCGGTTACCTGCCGGGAGAGGCTGCCCACCAGCGGGGCCTGCAGCTTGAGTCGGTCCAGCAACAATCGCCCGCGGGAGGTGCGGCTCAGGCGGATCGCCACTAAACCCGCTAGGACGGTAAGCAGCCCGCCCAGCCACCAGTAGGCTCGGAAACCCTGACTGCACCATAACAATAACCTGGTCGACCAGTAAAGGCCTTGCCCCATCTCCTGAAAAAAGAGTTCGAAGCGGGGGACCACATAAACCAGCATGACCACCACCGACAGACTGCCCACTATGGCCAGGATGGCCGGATAGATGAGGGCCGAAAACAGGTAGCCCCTAAGTTCGGTAACCGTCCTCAGATAATCACCCAGTCGTGATAAGGCCACTTCCAGGAAACCACCGGTCTCCCCGGCCCGGACCACGCTGAGGTAAAGGGGGGAGAAGGCCTTATGGCGACCGAGGGCCTCGGATAATGCCTTGCCGCCTTGCAGGTCCTGGAGCAACTGGCTGAGTATGGCTTGCATCCCTGGTCGTTTAGTTACCACGAGCAGGGCCTTCAAACTCCGGTCCAACGGCAGCCCAGCTTTCAGGAGCGCCGCCAGTTCCTGAGTGAAGTGGAGCACCTGATTAAGGGAGATGCGCCGGCGGCCCACCGGCAGCCGCTTCTTCCACCCCTGGGTTTCCGCTTCCCCGGTGATGCGTAAGGGTATCAAGCCACCCTGTTGCAAATGCTGTACTACCAGTCGCTCTTCCCGTGCCTCCAGGCTGCCCTGGATGATATTACCGGTAGGATCTGTGGCCCGGTAGTAGAAAATAGGCATCCCTTACTCCTGGGTGACCCTCAACACTTCCTGGCTGGTAGTGAGGCCCGCGGCCACTTTAGTCCAACCATCGCTGGACAGGGTTTGCATTCCTTGCTGTTTGGCCACTTGGTAGATGGTGGCGGCATCGGCCTGCCGCAGAATCAGCTGGCGGATGGTCTCATTTACCTCAAGCAGTTCATAAATACCGGTCCGGCCCTGGTAGCCGGTATGGGCACAGTTCAGGCAACCCTGCCCCATGAACAGGCTTTCTGGTCGATCCACGGAGTTTTCCATCAGAATCTGCTCCAAACCAGCATCAACCGGTAACGTCGTCTTACAATGGGGGCAAATCAGGCGAACCAGGCGTTGGGCCAGGATACCGATGACCGCCGAAGCCAACAGATAATCTTCGATGCCCATCTCCAACATGCGGGTGATAGCCCCGGCCGCGTCATTGGTGTGCAGAGTGCTGAACACCAGGTGGCCGGTGAGGGCCGCGTGAATGGCGATCTCAGCGGTCTCCTGGTCCCGGATTTCCCCCACCAGAATAATATCCGGGTCTTGACGTACCAGGTGCCGCAGGCCTCGGGCAAAGGTGAGGCCGATGGAGGGTTTGACCTGCACCTGGTTGATCCCAGGCAGGCGATATTCCACTGGATCTTCGATGGTGATGATCTTTTTCTCAGGAGAATTTATCCGTTCCAGGGCGGCGTATAAAGTAGTGGTTTTACCGCTGCCTGTGGGCCCGGTGACCAGAATCATGCCATGCGGTTTATGGATCATCCGGTCAAAGCGGTTGAATACCAAAAGCGGCAATCCCAGGCGGTTGAGGTCCAAAATGACCCGCTCCCGGTCCAGAATACGGATCACCATACTTTCCCCAAAGAAAGTGGGGATAGTGGAAACCCGGGCATCAATCTCCTGACCCTTGACTTTCAGACCGAAGCGGCCATCCTGGGGTAAGCGGCGTTCGGCAATGTCCATACGGGCCATAATCTTGAGCCGGGAAATAACCGCAGCCTGTAAACCCTTGGGAGGAGATTCAGCTTCATAGAGGATACCGTCCCGGCGGTAGCGCACCCGGAAAATGTTCTCAAAGGGCTCCAGATGGATATCGCTGGCCCCCATTTCGACGGCCCGTAATAAAATAATGTTCACCAACTGGATGATCGGGGCTTCCCGGGCCTTGTCCCGCAGGTGGCCGATCTCGGCGCTCTCTTCCTGACCCTCGTCTATCACCTCAGTCTCCATATCACCCAACAGGCGGGACATGGGACTGCCGGGTTGATAAATCGCTTCGATGGTCTCTAAGATCTCGGTCTCAGGAGCCAAGATCAGGGTTAACGGTGCGCCCAGGGCCACCTCCAGGGCCATAAGAGTCTCATGGTCGCTGGGGTCGGCCATGGCCAGTAGGATGCGATCACCCTCCCTTCGGATCGGTAAGCTACGGGCTTCTTTTAAAAAACGGACCGATAGGCCGGGAAATTGTTCTACCGGACCCCATTCTTTAAGACTGGTGGGCGGGGGTGTTAAACCGGTATCGCTATTCAACGGGACAGTCACTGCTGAAACCTCATTTAAGGGAAGATTGGGGAAAGATTGTCATCCTATGATTTAGAAGTGTTCCTAAACTGCATACGATGGTAAATATCGTCGGCTATCAGATTCCCCCGTGTTTCCAGGGCCATTGCCGCAGCTTTTCGTAATGCAGGTAAAGTCCGATTACCCTGGTGACGAATTCTCTGGTTTCCTTGATATCGGGCACCCGGTAGCCGGCGGTGACAACCCGCTGATAGCCAGCATTATAGGCGGCCAAAGCCAAAGGTAGGGATTGATGGAGGTAGTTTAGCAAAAGCCTGAGATACAGACACCCGGCTAGGACATTTTCCCGGGGACAGAAGGGGTCTTTAACACCTAAATAAGTAGCCGTAGCTGGCATGAGTTGCATAAGCCCCTGAGCTCCCTTGGGCGATATCGCCTCGGGTACGAAGTTTGATTCTACCTTTATGAGGGCCTGGATCAAAGGAATCGGGAGGTAATAGCGCTGCGAGGCCTCTCGAATTACAGGTTCCAACGCCGGAAGGGACTTTGGTTGGGGCAAGGTCAGCCCCCGGGGGCCAGGGTTTAGCATTGAGGGGAAAACATTGCTGACCCGCAGAATACCTTGCCGGTCCAGGACAGCCCGAATCTGTGGAGATGATCTGCCAATGGATTTCGGGAGTTGTTGCATTATCTCTGCCAGGGCTTGGGTCGGAGAAAGTTTGGCCCATTGGGTCATATCAGTGCCGGGAGGCTGGGTGGCAATGGTATGGCGGGAATAGTTGTTCTCAAGCGTTGGCACTGGTGCCCTGGCCACTGCAAGAGGCGGCGAATTGGAAATATGGAACACTCCCTGACTGTCCCGGCGGCAATGGATATGTCCTCGTGCAGCCGATAAAACTCTACTGGATTCGGTTAATAACGATCCTGCTAGCCGGGGGGGAACCGCCCCCGTGGTCGCGACCCCCATTTTTTGCCGGGCCTCCTCCAGTTGGGTTTGTTGACCGGATGAGGGGATGGTGTTCCCGCTCCGGTTGGTAATGCGAATGACGCCGCTCTTATCGATATGTTTAGTGATTTTAGCGGTGGTCGGGACCTTGGTATGGGGATATGGTTGCCCGGGCTCAGACTGAAATGAATCAACAAAAGCCGCGGACCTCATTATCGGCGGATTCGCCAGATGATATGTAGCTGTCGTCCCGGCCGGTTCCGATGCCGCAACATTGGTAATATGAACCGTGCCCTGGCTATCGGTATAGCGGTAAATTTGATTGCTAGCCGGGGTAACGCTAAATAACACCACTACCAGGGCAGCCGTCCAGCGTTGCTTCCAGCCGATCCGTCTGGCGGTTCTGCCTTGGGTTCCAGCCATCGACCCTGCCCCCCGATTAGGCCTTAAATTTTCAGTTATCCACCGTTATATTACTAAGAAACGGATTTAAACAAAATTTGGAAAAGTAACGTTGACCCCTTGGTCTACCCCACCCAAATTACATATTTTTAATATTAACACAATATCTACACTGAAACAAGATTAATGTAAAGTATTTAATTAATTAAGAGAGTGTGTACCAGGGCTGTTATCTGCGGGATATCAGAGGAAGATCATCAAGGCCGGACTTTTCCTGGTCACTGTCTCACATTCCTAAGCTAACTCGTTTACCTACATAAAGATAAAGACCCAATTTTGGCAAATATCTTTCCAAGGAACGTAAATTCCCCTGATAAACCAAAAAGTGGGCCGGGCAGCGGCAGTCGCTGGCCCCCAGTCCGGGCTTAAGCACCCAAACCTCTGGTCGGGCCAACATAGTCCTGGCGAGATCACATTCCGGCAGTGAATCGGAGAGCCAGACTTCAAGTATCTGGAACTCTGGTCGAGAAAGCAGATAGTCCAAGTGCCAGTGGCGCTTTTTGACCTGACGGTAATGGCGGGCGATCCGGGCCGTTAACCCCCGTTTGGCTGACCCGACATACAGGTAGTAGCCCGCTGCCAGCGACACCGTGCCTCGTGCCCCGATCTGGACCAGGGTCGGCTGCCTAGCCTCAATGATCAGGAGATAAGTTGGCATTGGCGGATCCTAAGGCCCTGCCTTCCGGGCAGAGGTCTTAAATCTTAAGCCTTGGGCGATTTCCGGGGTCAGTTCCTGAATCAAAGCCACCAGCAAGGCCACCAGGGCTTCGAAATCGCCCCGGTAGATAATCCCGGCCGGACTGTGGGCGTAACGCACCGGCACTCCTAGGATCAGGGTTGGAATGCCGCCGTGGGCCAGGTGAAGGACGCGGGCATCTGTGGCACCGCCGCGGCGGACCGCCAATTGATAAGGGATTTGATGTTGTTCGGCTACAGCCACGATCCATTCTGCAAAACAACGGGGAACGATAATGCTGGGATCAAACAGCCTGATCTGACAGCCATGGCCCAGGGCCCCTTGCGGGGAATCGGCCGTCAGTCCCGGGTAGTCATCCGCCGGGGTGCCTTCCAGGACAATCGCCAGGTCCGGGCGGATAAGCTCGACCGCGGCGGCGGCCCCGCGGCTACCCACTTCTTCCTGCACCGTGGCCACGGCTAGTACCGTGTTGGGATGAGGCGATTCTTTAAGCTGGAGGAGGGCGGCGACCATAGCGGCCACCCCGACCCGATCATCCCAGGCCTTATTCAGGAAATAGGCCTGATTGAGAACGGCAAAACCGCTTTTCGGAACAATCAGATGCCCCAGGTTTATCCCCAGGCCCCGGACATCTTGGGCCGAACCGGCCCCGATATCCAGATAGAGGTCCTCAATCTTAACTTCTTTTTGGTCGTTTCGGACAAAATGAGGTGGGATGGTGGCCACCACCCCTTCCACCAATCCCTTTGAACCCTGAATCATCAGCCGTTGTCCGGGGACCAGACTAGGTACCCAACTACCCAAGGCCTGGAGGCACAGATAGCCCTGGGGAGTGATATTTTGCACCATGAACCCGACTTCGTCCATATGGGCCGCCAGCATGAGACGGGGGCGTTCTTGCCGGCCGGGTTTTTCGGCCATTACCGATCCCAGACCGTCCCGGGAGAGTTGACAACAGGGGGCCAGATATTCCATCACTAACTGCGCTACCGGCTCCTCGCCACCCGGCGGGCCAAAGGCATCTGATAAGCGGTGTAACAGTTTTACTGCGTCAACCATTTAAACCTCCTGGATTAAAGTTTAAGGCCGGGAATGCGGTCCATTCCAGCCAGGTGCAAACCGATAAATCCCCCTAAAATTAGCAGCCCCAGAGTCAGGGCTAGAAAATCTCTCCTAGTAAACTGGATATCAAGCCAATAGGTGCGCCGGGGCTGGCAATTAAAGCCTTTGGCCTCCAAGGCCCAGGCCATGGTCTGGCTGCGGCGCAGGGTCAACAGGAATATCGGCACCAGCAAGGGGATATGACGTTTCAGACGTAACCACCAACCGCCGCTTTGCAGAGCCAGACCTCGGGCCTGCTGGGCTTCCTTGACCCGGAGCGCAGTGTCAAACACCTCCGGCACCCAGCGCAGGGCCATGGCAAAGGCAAAGCACGCCGGGTAGGGTAATCGCAGCCGCACCAGGGCTAGAAAAATCTCTTCCACCCGGGTGGTGGATAATAAGACCAGGCCAGCCACCAGCATACTGACTAACTTCAGGGCGGTAGCAACTCCAAAAGCCAGGGATTCCACCGTTACCCCAAATGCCAACGGCGTTGGGCCTCCGGCCACCAAGGACCAGATGAGGATGGTTAAGATCGATAAAGTGAGCAATAATCCTTTGATGCGGGCCAGATTCTGCCAGGCCCGAGCCAGCCCGGCCTGGAGAAAGATGACCAGGGCCGCGGCCGCCACCACCAACGGCTGCTGGGGCAGGAGCACCACGATAAAGCTGATCCCCAACAGGGCCAGCTTGGTGCGGGGATCCAGGCGGTCCCAAACGGTTTCTTGTCCCAAATAGAGAAACAGGCCCATGATCGTCAACTCTATGGTTTGCCTGTCCTGATATGACTCAGCCCGAAACCAAAAGTAATGTTCATTACCTCTCAGAACCAGAAAAAATTCTTGAAAAAACCCCAAGATTTATAGATACTAGCCAATTAATTTTTTAACCTCGGCATCTTAGCTGCCGGGATCTTTGGATTTTCTTCTCAAAAGGATTGTCGCGATGATCCGTCTTTATGTGTTGCTCCTGATTCTGGTTGATGTAATATTCAATGTCTCCGGCCAGTTACTGCTTAAGCACGGCATGACCCGCATCGGTAATTTCGATCTGTCGCTCGCTAACCTCTACCCCGTTTTTTTTAAGGCCGCCACCAGTCGCTATGTCATTATGGGACTGTTCTGTTATGGGATAGGCTTTATGATCTGGCTTATTGTCCTGGCCAAGGCCGAGGTCAGTTATGCTTATCCTCTGATCAGCCTGGGCTATGTATTTACCGCCCTCCTGGCCTGGAGCCTGTTTGGCGAAGCGGTTACGCTGGCCCGGATGGCGGGTATTGTCATAACCTGCGTCGGGGTTTTTCTAATCGCCACCAGTTAAAAATAATCTCCTCATTTGCCTGACTTTGGCAAGACCAATCTTTTCTACCTCTTGGCGTCCGAGCGTGAAATTAAACTATCCCCACCCGCCAGGAAACCCTAAGGGTGTCAGATCAAATACTCGATGGAATGAGCCGATAGACCTCGAGCAGCGGCAGATGATGTTTCTGGGCCATTTGGCGGCAGGCCTCGTATTCGGGCAAAAGACGACGTTGCCCCCTGATTTCGGTCACCTTTACCGGCAGGGGACCGTAAGGGGTGTCAATAGTATCGCTCCAGCGTTGGGCGACCACCCGTTCCACCTCCATGAGCCGCACTCCCAGGGTGGTGGATTCCAGAAACAGGGTCTCGATGATCTCCCCTCGGCGGGCCAGCGGCGCGATTACCGTCAGCCGGATGCCCGGCCGGTTTTTTTTCATCTGGAGCGGCGCGTAGGCCACATCGAGCGCGCCGGCGGCAAACAGGGCGGCCATCAGATGTTCATATAATTCCGGCGGCAGATCATCAATATGGGTCTCCATCACCAGCACCCGCTCGGTGTGTCCCAGGGCCGGGGTTACAGTCGGCCGCCCCACCAGTAAACGCAACAGATTGGGCTGCGAGGGCAAATCCAGAGTGCCGGCTCCGTAGCCTACTTGTTCGACGGTCAGGGCTGGACAGGGGCCAAACCGGGCCGAAGCTCCCTTTAAAATGGCAGCTCCGGTGGGAGTGACCAGTTCGGCATTAATTTCCGTGCCATAGACCGGCACGCCGTTTAGCAACAGCAGGGTGGCGGGGGCGGGATTGGGCAGCAGCCCATGGGCGCAGCGGATCAGCCCCTGGCCCAGAGGCAGGGCCGAGGCATATATCTGGTTTAAATCCAAAGCCCAGAAGCCATAGGCCACTCCCACGACATCCAGAATCGAGTCCACCGCCCCCACTTCATGAAAGTGCACCTGCTCCACGGCTTGCTGATGCACCCGGGCCTCGGCTTCAGCCAGACAACGAAAGATCGCCTGGCTTAATTCCTGGACCGGTGGCGGCAAGGGTGCGGCGGTAATCAGGCTGACAATGTCTGGATAGGTCCGGTGGGGTTGCGGAGAGGTCAACCGGATATCAACTTTGGTGCCGGTCAGGTGATGTTTGGTCACCCGGTTAGCAGCAATGGTATAACCGGTAAGTCCCAGCCCCGCTAAGATCTCGGACAATTCCTCAAAATCAAGACCGACCTCGATCAAGGCCCCCAGGGTCATGTCCCCGCTCACCCCGGAAAAGCAGTCAAAGTAGGCCAGTCGCTCAGGAGGCCGGGGTGGGGGGCTTGACATGGATTTCGACCTCCTTGATGGCTCGCACCGTGGCGCTGCGGATAATAAAGGTCAGGTTTTGAAATTGTAGGCGATCGCCGGCACGGGGAATATCGCCCAGTTGGTTGATTAGAAA belongs to Deltaproteobacteria bacterium and includes:
- a CDS encoding M42 family metallopeptidase, translating into MVDAVKLLHRLSDAFGPPGGEEPVAQLVMEYLAPCCQLSRDGLGSVMAEKPGRQERPRLMLAAHMDEVGFMVQNITPQGYLCLQALGSWVPSLVPGQRLMIQGSKGLVEGVVATIPPHFVRNDQKEVKIEDLYLDIGAGSAQDVRGLGINLGHLIVPKSGFAVLNQAYFLNKAWDDRVGVAAMVAALLQLKESPHPNTVLAVATVQEEVGSRGAAAAVELIRPDLAIVLEGTPADDYPGLTADSPQGALGHGCQIRLFDPSIIVPRCFAEWIVAVAEQHQIPYQLAVRRGGATDARVLHLAHGGIPTLILGVPVRYAHSPAGIIYRGDFEALVALLVALIQELTPEIAQGLRFKTSARKAGP
- the larC gene encoding nickel pincer cofactor biosynthesis protein LarC is translated as MSSPPPRPPERLAYFDCFSGVSGDMTLGALIEVGLDFEELSEILAGLGLTGYTIAANRVTKHHLTGTKVDIRLTSPQPHRTYPDIVSLITAAPLPPPVQELSQAIFRCLAEAEARVHQQAVEQVHFHEVGAVDSILDVVGVAYGFWALDLNQIYASALPLGQGLIRCAHGLLPNPAPATLLLLNGVPVYGTEINAELVTPTGAAILKGASARFGPCPALTVEQVGYGAGTLDLPSQPNLLRLLVGRPTVTPALGHTERVLVMETHIDDLPPELYEHLMAALFAAGALDVAYAPLQMKKNRPGIRLTVIAPLARRGEIIETLFLESTTLGVRLMEVERVVAQRWSDTIDTPYGPLPVKVTEIRGQRRLLPEYEACRQMAQKHHLPLLEVYRLIPSSI
- a CDS encoding EamA family transporter encodes the protein MIRLYVLLLILVDVIFNVSGQLLLKHGMTRIGNFDLSLANLYPVFFKAATSRYVIMGLFCYGIGFMIWLIVLAKAEVSYAYPLISLGYVFTALLAWSLFGEAVTLARMAGIVITCVGVFLIATS
- a CDS encoding transglycosylase SLT domain-containing protein, producing the protein MAGTQGRTARRIGWKQRWTAALVVVLFSVTPASNQIYRYTDSQGTVHITNVAASEPAGTTATYHLANPPIMRSAAFVDSFQSEPGQPYPHTKVPTTAKITKHIDKSGVIRITNRSGNTIPSSGQQTQLEEARQKMGVATTGAVPPRLAGSLLTESSRVLSAARGHIHCRRDSQGVFHISNSPPLAVARAPVPTLENNYSRHTIATQPPGTDMTQWAKLSPTQALAEIMQQLPKSIGRSSPQIRAVLDRQGILRVSNVFPSMLNPGPRGLTLPQPKSLPALEPVIREASQRYYLPIPLIQALIKVESNFVPEAISPKGAQGLMQLMPATATYLGVKDPFCPRENVLAGCLYLRLLLNYLHQSLPLALAAYNAGYQRVVTAGYRVPDIKETREFVTRVIGLYLHYEKLRQWPWKHGGI
- a CDS encoding energy-coupling factor transporter transmembrane protein EcfT; this encodes MTIMGLFLYLGQETVWDRLDPRTKLALLGISFIVVLLPQQPLVVAAAALVIFLQAGLARAWQNLARIKGLLLTLSILTILIWSLVAGGPTPLAFGVTVESLAFGVATALKLVSMLVAGLVLLSTTRVEEIFLALVRLRLPYPACFAFAMALRWVPEVFDTALRVKEAQQARGLALQSGGWWLRLKRHIPLLVPIFLLTLRRSQTMAWALEAKGFNCQPRRTYWLDIQFTRRDFLALTLGLLILGGFIGLHLAGMDRIPGLKL
- a CDS encoding GIY-YIG nuclease family protein, producing MPTYLLIIEARQPTLVQIGARGTVSLAAGYYLYVGSAKRGLTARIARHYRQVKKRHWHLDYLLSRPEFQILEVWLSDSLPECDLARTMLARPEVWVLKPGLGASDCRCPAHFLVYQGNLRSLERYLPKLGLYLYVGKRVSLGM